The Danio rerio strain Tuebingen ecotype United States chromosome 1, GRCz12tu, whole genome shotgun sequence genome includes a region encoding these proteins:
- the LOC100334847 gene encoding protein NLRC3 isoform X1, with protein MSLHDKSEDQRPISDSIVSSHVSLKSNNSMLEPPVLSDEASTSDSKVERDGLIRSIKYCQTQIRLQDTQVVLLKETGDQQKPLYNVLQTVKDQHKTSMKNKYERLFEGNKLQENQTLLNRIYTQLYIIEGESEGVNEEHEVLQMEKTARTKHSQHTPIYCNDIFKEEKEQIKTVLTKGIAGIGKTVSVQKFILDWAEGKDNQDVDFMFVLPFRELNLIRDHQYSLHTLLLDFHPELEDLEPKIYEECKVVFIFDGLDESRITLMFSDAQKVCDVTETSSVAVLMSKLMKGELLPSALIWITSRPAAANQIPSKYIKRLTEIQGFTEPQKEEYFRKRISEQHQASRIISHIRRARSLHIMCHIPVFCWISSTVLQKLLEEDLSAEIPQTLTEMYIHFLLIQINMRNQKYEERDPEKLLQSNREVIVKLAEVAFRQLMKGNVMFYEEDLVESGVDVSDASVYSGICTEIFKEESVIQQRKVYSFIHLSVQEFLAAFHVFYYFINNTNEALFDSLETLHNRVINKAIESESGHLDLFLQFLLGVSLESNQRLFQDLLTHTEKSSESIRRSTQYIKEKIRDGHGLSTERSINLFLCLLEVKDQTLSREIQEFVKSDKQSEKKLSPAHCSTIAYMLQMSEEVLDELELQKYNTSDEGRRRLIPAVSNCTRALLAGCNISAQDCEIVSSVLQSSNCVLRELDLSNNDLQDSGVKLLSDGLKSPNCQLEILRLSGCMVTEEGCGFLSSALSSNPSHLRELDLSYNHPGQSGVQLLQHTLEDPHYTLQKLNFDNGEQLRITPGLRKYAVDLTLDPNTANAKLILSEENRKATLVEEPQTYPAHPDRFELYEQVLCKESLTGRCYWEAEWSGWVDIAVTYRAISRKGRSDDCDYGLNKKSWALSCIKGRYTLWYDKVSVEIPVPFSKSTRVGVYLDWPAGSLSFYSVSDTNTLTHLHTFNTTFTEPLYCGIGVFYNNCSVYLC; from the exons ATGAGTCTCCATGACAAGAGTGAGGATCAAAGACCGATATCAGACTCTATAGTTTCCAGCCATGTGTCTCTGAAGAGTAACAACTCCATGCTGGAACCTCCTGTTTTGAGTGATGAAGCATCCACCTCTGACTCCAA AGTGGAGAGAGATGGTCTGATAAGATCTATAAAGTATTGTCAGACCCAAATCAGACTGCAGGACACACAAGTAGTCCTGCTTAAGGAAACTGGTGACCAGCAGAAACCACTATATAATGTTCTTCAAACAGTCAAAGaccagcacaaaaccagcatgaagaacaaatatgagagattatttgagggaaACAAACTACAAGAGAACCAAACCTTGCTGAACCGCATCTACACCCAGCTGTACATCATAGagggagagagtgaaggagtgaatgaagaacatgaggttttacagatggagaaaacAGCCAGAACAAAACACTCCCAACACACTCCAatctactgcaatgacatctttaaagagGAGAAAGAGCAAATCAAGACTGTTCTtactaaaggcatcgctggaatcggaaaaaccgtctctgtgcagaagttcattctggactgggccgagggaaaagacaatcaggatgtagatttcatgtttgtgcttccatttcgagagctgaacttgatcagagatcatcagtacagtcttcacacacttctgctggactttcatcctgaacttgaagatctggagcccaagatttatgagGAGTGTAaagttgtgttcatctttgatggtctggatgaaagcagaatcacactgaTGTTTTCAGACGCTCAGAAAGTTTGTGATGTGACTGAGacttcatcagtggctgtgttgatgtcaAAGCTGATGAAAGGAGagctgcttccctctgctctcatctggatcacctccagaccagcagcagccaatcagatcccctccaaatacatcaagcgtctgacagaaattcagggattcactgagcctcagaaggaggaatatttcaggaagagaatcagtgagcagcatcaagccagcagaatcatctcacacatcagaagagcaagaagcctccacatcatgtgccacatacccgtcttctgctggatctcatccactgtgcttcagaagctcctggaagaagatctgagtgcagaaatccctcaaactctgactgaaatgtacatccacttcctgctgattcagatcaacatgaggaatcagaagtatgaagagagagatccagagaaactcctgcagtccaacagagAAGTGATTgtcaaacttgctgaagtggctttcagacagctgatgaagggcaatgtgatgttctatgaggaggacctgGTTGAGAGCGGCGTAGACGTCTCTGACGCCTCAGTGTATTCTGGGATTTGCACTGAGATCTTtaaggaggaatctgtgattcagcagaggaaagtctacagcttcatccatctgaGTGTTCAGGAGTTCCTCGCTGCTTTCCATGTGTTTTACTACTTCATAAACAACACCAATGAGGCACTTTTTGATTCACTCGAAACTCTTCATAACAGAGTAATTAATAAAGCCATTGAGAGTGAGAGtggtcatctggatctgttcctgcagttcctgctgggcgtctcactggagtccaatcagagactcttccaggatctactgacacacacagagaagagcTCAGAGAGCATCAGGAGAAgcacacagtacattaaagagAAGATCAGAGATGGACATGGACTCTCCactgaaagatccatcaatctgttcctctgtctgctggaagtgaaagatcagactctgtccagagagattcaggagtttgtgaaatcagacaaacagtcagagaagaaactctctcctgctcactgctcaacaatcgCCTACATGCTTCAGATGTCAGAGGAGGTGCTGGATGAGCTGGAGCTCCAGAAATACAACACATCAGATGAGGGCAGGAGAAGACTGATACCAGCCGTCAGCAACTGCACAAGAGCTCT TCTTGCTGGCTGTAATATCTCTGCTCAGGATTGTGAAATTGTGTCGTCAGTTcttcaatcctcaaactgtgtcctgagagagctggacctgagtaacaatgacctgcaggattcaggagtgaagctgctctctgatggactgaagagtccaaactgtCAGCTGGAGATACTGAG gttgtctggctgtatggtgacagaggaaggctgtggttttctatcTTCAGCTCTgagttcaaacccctcacacctgagagagctggatctgagctacaatcacccAGGACAATCAGGAGTCCAGCTGCTCCAACACACACTGGAGGATCCACACTACACACTGCAGAAACTCAA TTTTGATAATGGAGAACAATTGAGGATCACGCCAGGACTACGAAAAT ATGCAGTTGATCTCACACTGGATCCAAACACCGCAAATGCTAAACTCATCCTATCTGAGGAGAACAGAAAGGCAACTCTAGTAGAAGAGCCACAGACATACCCTGCTCATCCAGACAGGTTTGAGCTCTATGAACAGGTTCTGTGTAAAGAGAGTCTgactggacgctgttactgggaggctGAATGGAGTGGATGGGTTGATATAGCAGTGACCTATAGAGCAATCAGCAGGAAAGGAAGAAGTGATGACTGTGATTATGGACTCAATAAGAAGTCCTGGGCTTTAAGCTGTATTAAGGGCAGATACACTCTCTGGTATGACAAAGTCAGTGTAGAAATTCCGGTACCTTTTTCAAAATCTACCAGAGTGGGTGTCTATTTGGATTGGCCGGCTGGCTCTCTGTCTTTCTACAGCGTCtctgacacaaacacactcacacacttacacacattcaACACCACATTCACTGAACCCCTCTACTGTGGGATTGGGGTTTTTTATAATAACTGCTCAGTATATCTGTGTTAG
- the LOC100334847 gene encoding protein NLRC3 isoform X2: MSLHDKSEDQRPISDSIVSSHVSLKSNNSMLEPPVLSDEASTSDSKVERDGLIRSIKYCQTQIRLQDTQVVLLKETGDQQKPLYNVLQTVKDQHKTSMKNKYERLFEGNKLQENQTLLNRIYTQLYIIEGESEGVNEEHEVLQMEKTARTKHSQHTPIYCNDIFKEEKEQIKTVLTKGIAGIGKTVSVQKFILDWAEGKDNQDVDFMFVLPFRELNLIRDHQYSLHTLLLDFHPELEDLEPKIYEECKVVFIFDGLDESRITLMFSDAQKVCDVTETSSVAVLMSKLMKGELLPSALIWITSRPAAANQIPSKYIKRLTEIQGFTEPQKEEYFRKRISEQHQASRIISHIRRARSLHIMCHIPVFCWISSTVLQKLLEEDLSAEIPQTLTEMYIHFLLIQINMRNQKYEERDPEKLLQSNREVIVKLAEVAFRQLMKGNVMFYEEDLVESGVDVSDASVYSGICTEIFKEESVIQQRKVYSFIHLSVQEFLAAFHVFYYFINNTNEALFDSLETLHNRVINKAIESESGHLDLFLQFLLGVSLESNQRLFQDLLTHTEKSSESIRRSTQYIKEKIRDGHGLSTERSINLFLCLLEVKDQTLSREIQEFVKSDKQSEKKLSPAHCSTIAYMLQMSEEVLDELELQKYNTSDEGRRRLIPAVSNCTRALLAGCNISAQDCEIVSSVLQSSNCVLRELDLSNNDLQDSGVKLLSDGLKSPNCQLEILRLSGCMVTEEGCGFLSSALSSNPSHLRELDLSYNHPGQSGVQLLQHTLEDPHYTLQKLNWDHGGSLMIQPGFKKYAVDLTLDPNTANAKLLLFDRNRKITYVDNPQPYPDHPDRFADVPQVLCRETLTGRCYWEVEWGSWARIAVAYRGILKERGTVSKFGYSDKSWCLFCTGDVFVPWHDNKSNVPIHVAQSKRVGVYVDVPSGSLSFYSISDNHTPTHIHTFNTTFTEPLYAGFKVFQSSLSLCQI; encoded by the exons ATGAGTCTCCATGACAAGAGTGAGGATCAAAGACCGATATCAGACTCTATAGTTTCCAGCCATGTGTCTCTGAAGAGTAACAACTCCATGCTGGAACCTCCTGTTTTGAGTGATGAAGCATCCACCTCTGACTCCAA AGTGGAGAGAGATGGTCTGATAAGATCTATAAAGTATTGTCAGACCCAAATCAGACTGCAGGACACACAAGTAGTCCTGCTTAAGGAAACTGGTGACCAGCAGAAACCACTATATAATGTTCTTCAAACAGTCAAAGaccagcacaaaaccagcatgaagaacaaatatgagagattatttgagggaaACAAACTACAAGAGAACCAAACCTTGCTGAACCGCATCTACACCCAGCTGTACATCATAGagggagagagtgaaggagtgaatgaagaacatgaggttttacagatggagaaaacAGCCAGAACAAAACACTCCCAACACACTCCAatctactgcaatgacatctttaaagagGAGAAAGAGCAAATCAAGACTGTTCTtactaaaggcatcgctggaatcggaaaaaccgtctctgtgcagaagttcattctggactgggccgagggaaaagacaatcaggatgtagatttcatgtttgtgcttccatttcgagagctgaacttgatcagagatcatcagtacagtcttcacacacttctgctggactttcatcctgaacttgaagatctggagcccaagatttatgagGAGTGTAaagttgtgttcatctttgatggtctggatgaaagcagaatcacactgaTGTTTTCAGACGCTCAGAAAGTTTGTGATGTGACTGAGacttcatcagtggctgtgttgatgtcaAAGCTGATGAAAGGAGagctgcttccctctgctctcatctggatcacctccagaccagcagcagccaatcagatcccctccaaatacatcaagcgtctgacagaaattcagggattcactgagcctcagaaggaggaatatttcaggaagagaatcagtgagcagcatcaagccagcagaatcatctcacacatcagaagagcaagaagcctccacatcatgtgccacatacccgtcttctgctggatctcatccactgtgcttcagaagctcctggaagaagatctgagtgcagaaatccctcaaactctgactgaaatgtacatccacttcctgctgattcagatcaacatgaggaatcagaagtatgaagagagagatccagagaaactcctgcagtccaacagagAAGTGATTgtcaaacttgctgaagtggctttcagacagctgatgaagggcaatgtgatgttctatgaggaggacctgGTTGAGAGCGGCGTAGACGTCTCTGACGCCTCAGTGTATTCTGGGATTTGCACTGAGATCTTtaaggaggaatctgtgattcagcagaggaaagtctacagcttcatccatctgaGTGTTCAGGAGTTCCTCGCTGCTTTCCATGTGTTTTACTACTTCATAAACAACACCAATGAGGCACTTTTTGATTCACTCGAAACTCTTCATAACAGAGTAATTAATAAAGCCATTGAGAGTGAGAGtggtcatctggatctgttcctgcagttcctgctgggcgtctcactggagtccaatcagagactcttccaggatctactgacacacacagagaagagcTCAGAGAGCATCAGGAGAAgcacacagtacattaaagagAAGATCAGAGATGGACATGGACTCTCCactgaaagatccatcaatctgttcctctgtctgctggaagtgaaagatcagactctgtccagagagattcaggagtttgtgaaatcagacaaacagtcagagaagaaactctctcctgctcactgctcaacaatcgCCTACATGCTTCAGATGTCAGAGGAGGTGCTGGATGAGCTGGAGCTCCAGAAATACAACACATCAGATGAGGGCAGGAGAAGACTGATACCAGCCGTCAGCAACTGCACAAGAGCTCT TCTTGCTGGCTGTAATATCTCTGCTCAGGATTGTGAAATTGTGTCGTCAGTTcttcaatcctcaaactgtgtcctgagagagctggacctgagtaacaatgacctgcaggattcaggagtgaagctgctctctgatggactgaagagtccaaactgtCAGCTGGAGATACTGAG gttgtctggctgtatggtgacagaggaaggctgtggttttctatcTTCAGCTCTgagttcaaacccctcacacctgagagagctggatctgagctacaatcacccAGGACAATCAGGAGTCCAGCTGCTCCAACACACACTGGAGGATCCACACTACACACTGCAGAAACTCAA tTGGGATCATGGAGGGTCACTGATGATCCAACCaggatttaaaaaat ATGCGGTTGATCTcacactggatccaaacacagcaaatGCTAAACTCCTCTTGTTTGACAGGAACAGAAAGATCACGTATGTGGATAATCCTCAGCcctatcctgatcatccagacagatttgctGATGTTCCTCAGGTACTGTGTAGAGAGACTCTgactggacgctgttactgggaggttGAATGGGGCTCCTGGGCTCGTATAGCAGTGGCCTACAGAGGAATCCTTAAAGAGCGAGGGACTGTCTCTAAGTTTGGATACAGCGACAAATCCTGGTGTCTCTTCTGCACTGGTGATGTATTTGTTCCCTGGCACGATAACAAGAGTAACGTCCCAATACATGTAGCACAATCTAAAAGAGTCGGAGTGTATGTGGACGTGCCGTCCGGCTCTCTGTCCTTCTACAGCATTTCTGACaaccacacacccacacacatacacacattcaacaccacattcactgagccccTCTATGCTGGATTTAAGGTGTTTCAGTCTTCACTGTCTCTGTGCCAGATTTAG
- the adgrl1.1 gene encoding adhesion G protein-coupled receptor L1, producing the protein MMKLQTAALTFSALLCAVCAQGPGVSVRPRTAAVRLGETVSFQHRVTSRAQPGMLESGKMNNQTLGVFVCPGTLVRVLEPSSVREAEDHSGAWCKDPLQAGDRLYVMPWTPYRTDMLYEYASWDDYIQNRVTTTYKLPSRVDGTGFVVYDGAVFYNKERTRNIVKYDLRTRIKSGEAVIVNANYHDASPYHRGGKSDIDLAVDEHGLWVIYTTEANNGRLVVSQVNPYTLRFEGTWQTSFEKRMASDAFVACGILYAVRSVYQDDDSEAGGDLILYAYDTRRNREEPVRIPFPNPYQHISSISYNPRDNQLYVWNNYIVLRYPLEFSPPQPTTDPLSTPLLSTTPPSSLSSTVSMGFSPTSVPSVTFHPVGAKNRAPAGRPTPGAPDTDV; encoded by the exons ATGATGAAGCTCCAGACAGCAGCTCTGACTTTCTCTGCTCTCCTCTGcgcag TGTGTGCTCAGGGCCCCGGTGTGTCGGTGCGTCCCCGCACTGCTGCTGTGCGTCTGGGGGAAACGGTGAGTTTTCAGCACCGTGTGACCAGCCGAGCTCAGCCGGGGATGCTGGAGTCAGGGAAAATGAACAACCAGACACTGGGAG TTTTTGTCTGTCCTGGAACACTGGTGCGCGTGCTGGAGCCCAGTTCGGTGCGGGAAGCGGAGGATCATTCGGGGGCGTGGTGTAAAGACCCCCTGCAGGCGGGCGATAGACTGTATGTGATGCCCTGGACGCCCTATCGCACCGACATGCTGTATGAATACGCCTCCTGGGACGACTACATTCAAAACAGAGTCACCACCACGTATAA GCTGCCGAGTCGAGTGGACGGCACTGGGTTTGTGGTGTATGACGGCGCCGTGTTCTACAATAAGGAGCGAACGCGCAACATAGTGAAATATGACCTGCGAACTCGCATCAAGAGCGGCGAAGCTGTTATTGTGAATGCAAACTACCATGACGCCTCGCCGTACCACAGGGGCGGGAAATCTGACATCGACCTGGCGGTGGACGAACATGGGCTGTGGGTGATTTACACCACTGAAGCCAATAATGGACGCCTGGTGGTCAGCCAG GTGAACCCGTACACGCTGCGTTTCGAGGGCACGTGGCAGACCAGTTTCGAGAAGCGCATGGCGTCGGACGCGTTCGTGGCGTGTGGGATCCTGTACGCCGTGCGCTCCGTCTACCAGGACGACGACAGCGAGGCGGGAGGAGATCTGATCCTGTACGCCTACGACACACGGAGGAACCGCGAGGAGCCGGTCAGAATCCCCTTCCCGAACCCCTACCAGCACATCTCCTCCATCAGCTACAACCCCCGAGACAACCAGCTGTACGTCTGGAACAACTACATCGTGCTGCGCTACCCGCTGGAGTTCAGCCCGCCGCAGCCCACCACCG ATCCGCTCTCCACTCCTCTTCTCTCCACGACTCCGCCCAGTTCTCTCTCCTCCACCGTTTCCATGGGCTTTAGTCCCACTTCCGTCCCGTCGGTGACCTTTCACCCAGTGGGAGCCAAAAACCGGGCTCCGGCAGGGCGTCCCACCCCAGGGGCCCCGGACACCGATGTGTGA